The Pseudomonas parafulva genome includes a window with the following:
- the mexE gene encoding multidrug efflux RND transporter periplasmic adaptor subunit MexE: MEQSLKPFGVPLAALAVVALGACSKTPDAAQAPAAPKVTVAKVIEQPINEWDEFTGRLEAPETVEVRPRVSGQIDQVAFTEGAQVRKGDLLFQIDPRPFQAEVRRLEAQLQQAKASAIRSANEARRGERLRDSNAISAELAESRNSAAAEARAGVDAIQAQLDLARLNLSFTRVTSPINGRVSRAQFTAGNIVTADVTPLTSVVSTDKVYAYFDADERVYLKYTQLARQGQRGQSTPVYLGLTNETGNPHLGQMNFVDNQVNPRTGTIRGRAVFDNKRGEFTPGLYARLKLVGSAQYDAVLINDEAVGTDLGKKYVLVMDKDNKAAYRAVELGPKLEGLRIVRSGLAKDDRIVVRGLQRVRPGSQVTPEEAPMASEQTLAALAQQRQALEASTGTAKVAGTTNQGASAPAPRG, from the coding sequence ATGGAGCAGTCACTCAAACCTTTCGGCGTCCCACTTGCAGCCCTTGCAGTGGTAGCGCTCGGCGCTTGCAGCAAAACCCCCGATGCCGCGCAGGCCCCGGCGGCTCCAAAGGTCACCGTGGCCAAGGTGATCGAGCAGCCGATCAACGAATGGGACGAGTTCACCGGGCGCCTGGAAGCGCCGGAAACCGTCGAGGTGCGCCCCCGTGTCTCGGGTCAGATCGACCAGGTGGCGTTCACCGAAGGCGCCCAGGTGCGCAAAGGTGACCTGCTGTTCCAGATCGACCCACGGCCGTTCCAGGCCGAGGTCCGCCGCCTTGAGGCCCAGCTGCAACAAGCCAAGGCCAGTGCCATCCGAAGCGCCAACGAAGCCCGCCGGGGCGAGCGGCTACGAGACAGCAATGCCATCTCCGCCGAACTCGCAGAATCACGCAACAGCGCTGCGGCCGAAGCACGCGCCGGCGTAGATGCCATCCAGGCGCAACTTGACCTGGCACGTCTGAACCTGAGCTTCACCCGGGTCACCTCCCCTATCAACGGCCGCGTGAGCCGCGCGCAGTTCACCGCCGGCAACATCGTCACTGCCGACGTCACGCCTCTGACCAGCGTGGTCTCCACCGACAAGGTGTACGCCTATTTCGATGCTGACGAACGCGTTTACCTCAAGTACACGCAGCTGGCCCGCCAAGGCCAGCGCGGGCAAAGCACACCGGTCTACCTGGGCCTGACCAACGAGACTGGCAACCCGCATCTAGGGCAGATGAACTTCGTCGACAACCAGGTCAACCCACGCACCGGCACCATTCGTGGCCGGGCCGTGTTCGACAACAAGCGCGGTGAATTCACCCCTGGCCTGTATGCACGCCTGAAACTGGTCGGCAGCGCACAGTACGATGCTGTGCTGATCAACGATGAAGCGGTGGGCACCGATCTGGGCAAGAAGTACGTGCTGGTCATGGACAAGGACAACAAGGCGGCCTACCGCGCTGTCGAGCTGGGGCCAAAGCTCGAGGGCTTGCGCATCGTGCGCAGCGGGCTAGCCAAGGACGATCGCATCGTCGTCAGGGGCCTGCAGCGGGTACGCCCGGGCTCCCAGGTCACCCCTGAAGAAGCGCCCATGGCCAGTGAGCAGACACTGGCCGCACTCGCCCAGCAACGTCAGGCGCTGGAAGCGAGCACCGGCACGGCCAAAGTGGCCGGCACCACCAACCAGGGCGCCAGCGCCCCTGCGCCGCGCGGTTGA
- a CDS encoding GntP family permease — MFGLATDTFLLLDALVTIVGLILLITHFKVHPFVALTLAAGFLGLTSGMPVAKVMKSFQDGFGGVLGFVGIVLALGTMLGKLMADSGGADQIAQTLIRAFGKKNVHWAMMFAAFLVGIPLFFEIGFVLLIPLVFIVARRSGVSLIKIGIPLLAGLSVVHGLVPPHPGPLLAIGIFHADIGKTIFYGLIVALPTAIIAGPLFGNFISRYIPGHPSQELMDQIAKESDQANLPSFSVTLITVLLPVVLMLLKTFADVVLPAEHIVRQWMDLIGHPITALLAALLLAFYTFGSARGFNRQQIMKMLDHSLAPTAAIVLIVGAGGGFKQMLVDTGVGNVIGQMAVQAEISPILLAWLVAAVIRIATGSATVATITGAGIVAPVIDLVPGVNRELLVLATGAGSLILSHVNDAGFWLVKQYFNMTVAETFKTWSMMETLLSVVGIVFIMALSLVV, encoded by the coding sequence ATGTTCGGACTGGCTACTGATACCTTCCTGCTCCTCGACGCGTTGGTTACCATCGTCGGGCTGATTCTGCTTATCACCCATTTCAAGGTGCACCCCTTCGTCGCCCTCACCCTGGCTGCCGGTTTCCTTGGCCTGACCTCTGGCATGCCGGTAGCCAAGGTCATGAAGTCGTTCCAGGACGGCTTCGGAGGCGTGCTGGGGTTCGTCGGCATCGTGCTCGCACTGGGGACGATGCTGGGCAAGCTGATGGCCGATTCCGGCGGGGCTGACCAGATCGCTCAAACCCTGATCAGGGCCTTTGGCAAGAAGAACGTGCATTGGGCGATGATGTTCGCTGCCTTTCTGGTGGGCATTCCGCTGTTCTTCGAGATCGGTTTCGTCCTGCTCATCCCCCTGGTCTTCATCGTCGCGCGGCGCTCCGGGGTCTCGCTGATCAAGATCGGTATCCCCTTGCTGGCAGGCCTGTCGGTCGTGCACGGCCTGGTACCGCCGCACCCAGGGCCGTTGCTGGCCATCGGCATTTTCCACGCCGACATCGGCAAGACCATCTTCTATGGCCTGATCGTGGCCCTGCCCACAGCCATTATCGCCGGCCCCCTGTTCGGCAACTTCATCTCGCGCTATATCCCCGGGCACCCTTCCCAGGAGCTGATGGACCAGATCGCCAAGGAATCGGACCAGGCCAACCTGCCGAGCTTCAGCGTCACCTTGATTACCGTGTTGCTGCCGGTGGTACTGATGCTGCTCAAGACCTTCGCCGACGTGGTGCTGCCTGCCGAGCACATCGTGCGCCAATGGATGGACCTGATCGGGCACCCTATCACTGCATTGCTCGCCGCCTTGCTGTTGGCGTTCTACACCTTTGGCTCGGCGCGCGGTTTCAATCGCCAACAGATCATGAAGATGCTCGATCACAGCCTCGCGCCCACGGCTGCGATTGTCCTGATTGTTGGCGCCGGCGGCGGCTTCAAGCAAATGCTGGTCGATACCGGCGTTGGCAACGTGATCGGGCAGATGGCTGTGCAAGCCGAGATCTCGCCGATTCTGCTAGCCTGGTTGGTCGCTGCGGTCATTCGAATCGCCACGGGGTCTGCCACCGTGGCGACCATTACCGGCGCAGGGATCGTGGCACCTGTGATCGACCTGGTGCCTGGGGTGAACCGTGAACTGCTGGTGCTGGCGACCGGTGCCGGGTCGCTGATTCTGTCCCATGTCAACGATGCCGGGTTCTGGCTGGTCAAGCAGTACTTCAACATGACCGTGGCCGAGACCTTCAAAACCTGGAGCATGATGGAGACCCTGCTGTCAGTGGTCGGCATCGTGTTCATCATGGCGCTGTCGTTGGTGGTGTGA
- a CDS encoding gluconokinase: protein MNSPLPAIVVMGVAGCGKSCIASAIAAYSGGHLIEGDAFHPQANIDKMSAGIPLDDNDRAGWLVRLGEEMQAISQAGTRPILTCSALKRSYRDTLRCAMPGLMFVFLELTPDQARQRVLARPGHFMPASLIQSQFAALEPPYDEPLTLTLDATQPIVALAEAVDGWLKRCAEHSVAQTA, encoded by the coding sequence ATGAATTCCCCACTGCCCGCCATCGTGGTCATGGGTGTGGCCGGCTGCGGCAAGAGCTGCATCGCATCGGCCATCGCCGCCTACAGCGGCGGGCACCTGATCGAAGGTGACGCTTTTCACCCGCAGGCCAATATCGACAAGATGAGCGCCGGTATCCCCCTGGATGACAATGACCGTGCTGGTTGGCTGGTCCGTCTGGGCGAGGAAATGCAAGCGATAAGTCAGGCCGGCACTCGACCGATTCTCACCTGTTCCGCACTCAAGCGCAGCTACCGCGACACGCTGCGTTGCGCGATGCCTGGGCTGATGTTCGTCTTTCTTGAGCTCACCCCTGACCAGGCTAGGCAACGGGTTCTGGCGCGACCAGGGCATTTCATGCCGGCCAGCCTCATCCAGAGCCAGTTCGCCGCCCTTGAGCCACCCTACGATGAACCGCTTACCCTGACACTGGATGCCACCCAGCCGATCGTTGCGCTCGCCGAAGCGGTAGACGGCTGGCTCAAGCGCTGCGCCGAGCACAGTGTTGCGCAGACTGCCTGA
- a CDS encoding LacI family DNA-binding transcriptional regulator, whose amino-acid sequence MARIGSRTTGRPTLAEVARMSGVSPITASRALRGVTTVAPELAAKVMAAATTLGYVANPAARALASARSHSVVVLIPSLSNQLFIDTLEAIHDVMRPRGLEVLIGNYHYDTAEEENLIRNYLAYQPCGMLLTGFERTDASRQMLTASGVPCVHMMELDGDADALAVGFSQHQAGRAAAQHLIERGCTRPGFIAAQLDPRVMQRAEGFRQALAEAGLHAAEREVLTPAPSSIALGGELFSRLIRQAPAVDGIFFCNDDLAQGAVLQALRQGINVPQQVAMVGFNDLPASAHMVPRLTSIRTPRAAVGRVAAQALLTLLDGKAVTPARQDLGFKLMVRESS is encoded by the coding sequence ATGGCCCGCATTGGTTCGCGCACTACTGGTCGTCCCACCCTGGCTGAAGTCGCCAGAATGTCCGGGGTTTCCCCCATAACTGCATCCCGGGCCTTGCGCGGCGTCACGACCGTGGCCCCTGAACTCGCTGCCAAGGTCATGGCTGCGGCCACGACCCTTGGCTACGTGGCCAATCCCGCCGCCCGGGCTTTGGCTTCTGCCCGCAGCCACTCGGTCGTGGTGCTCATACCGTCACTGTCCAACCAGTTGTTCATCGACACCCTCGAAGCCATCCATGATGTGATGCGCCCACGAGGGCTGGAGGTGCTGATCGGCAACTACCATTACGATACCGCCGAGGAAGAAAACCTCATCCGCAACTATCTGGCCTATCAGCCCTGTGGGATGCTGCTGACGGGTTTCGAACGCACTGACGCTTCACGTCAGATGCTCACGGCCAGTGGCGTCCCCTGCGTTCACATGATGGAACTGGATGGGGATGCCGACGCGTTGGCGGTAGGCTTTTCCCAGCACCAAGCGGGCCGGGCCGCGGCTCAACACCTGATCGAACGTGGTTGCACACGGCCTGGATTCATTGCGGCACAGCTCGATCCCCGGGTCATGCAGCGGGCCGAGGGCTTTCGTCAGGCGTTGGCCGAAGCTGGGTTGCACGCGGCCGAGCGAGAGGTCCTGACCCCAGCACCGTCGTCCATCGCACTCGGCGGTGAGCTGTTCAGCCGCCTGATCCGGCAGGCGCCGGCGGTGGACGGCATCTTCTTTTGTAACGATGACCTCGCCCAGGGTGCGGTGCTTCAAGCGCTGCGCCAGGGCATCAATGTCCCGCAGCAGGTTGCCATGGTTGGCTTCAACGATCTGCCGGCTTCGGCGCACATGGTGCCCAGGCTTACTTCCATTCGCACGCCAAGGGCTGCGGTGGGGCGGGTCGCCGCCCAGGCATTGTTGACGCTGCTCGATGGCAAAGCCGTGACGCCAGCCCGGCAGGACCTGGGGTTTAAGTTGATGGTGCGAGAAAGCTCCTGA